A window from Callithrix jacchus isolate 240 chromosome 17, calJac240_pri, whole genome shotgun sequence encodes these proteins:
- the DCLK3 gene encoding serine/threonine-protein kinase DCLK3 isoform X3: MGKEPLTLKSIQVAVEELYPNKARALTLAQHSRAPSPRLRSRLYSKALKGDHRCGEMETPKSCSEVAGYKAAMRHQGKIPEELSLDDRARTQKKLGRGKWEPEPGSKLPREATLEEKHARGDKHLGVEIEKTSGEIIRCEKCKRERELQQSLQRERLSLGTSELDMEKGPVYDMEKLVRTRSCRRSPEANPAGGEEGWKGDSHRSSPRNPTQEPRRPSKSTDRKEDRGPEDQESHAQGAAKAKKDLAEVPPVTEEGLREVKKDTRLMSRSKHGGWLLREHPAGFEKLPRTRGEEKEAEKEKKPCVSGGRKTTLRDDQPAKLEKEPKTRPEENKPERPSGRKPRPVGVIAANVEKHYETGRVIGDGNFAVVKECRHRETRQAYAMKIIDKSRLKGKEDMVDSEILIIQSLSHPNIVKLHEVYETDTEIYLILEYVQGGDLFDAIIESVKFPEPDAALMIMDLCKALVHMHDKSIVHRDLKPENLLVQRNEDKSTTLKLADFGLAKHVVRPIFTVCGTPTYVAPEILSEKGYGLEVDMWAAGVILYILLCGFPPFRSPERDQDELFNIIQLGHFEFLPPYWDNISDAAKDLVSRLLVVDPKKRYTAHQVLQHPWIETAGKTNTVKRQKQVSPSSEGHFRSQHKRVAEQEWCLPGLNPPCEMNQVHCGLSVLIKCALNNGSGPAF; this comes from the exons ATGGGCAAAGAACCACTGACACTGAAGAGCATTCAGGTGGCTGTAGAAGAACTGTACCCCAACAAAGCCCGGGCCCTGACACTGGCCCAGCACAGCCGCGCCCCTTCTCCAAGGCTGAGGAGCAGGCTGTATAGCAAGGCTCTGAAAGGAGATCACCGCTGTGGGGAGATGGAGACCCCCAAGAGCTGCAGtgaggttgcaggatacaaggcaGCCATGAGGCACCAGGGGAAGATCCCTGAGGAACTCTCACTAGATGACAGGGCGAGGACCCAGAAGAAGTTGGGAAGGGGTAAATGGGAGCCAGAACCCGGTAGCAAGCTGCCCAGGGAAGCCACTCTAGAAGAGAAGCACGCAAGGGGAGACAAGCACCTTGGGGTGGAGATTGAGAAGACCTCGGGTGAAATTATCAGATGCGAGAAGtgtaagagagagagggagctccAGCAGAGCCTGCAGAGGGAGAGGCTTTCTCTGGGGACCAGTGAGCTGGATATGGAGAAGGGCCCAGTGTATGACATGGAGAAGCTGGTGAGGACCAGAAGCTGCAGGAGGTCTCCCGAGGCAAATCCTGCAGGCGGGGAGGAAGGGTGGAAGGGTGACAGCCACAGGAGCAGCCCCAGGAATCCCACTCAGGAGCCAAGGAGACCCAGCAAAAGCACAGACAGGAAAGAGGACAGAGGCCCAGAGGATCAAGAAAGTCATGCTCAGGGAGCAGCTAAGGCCAAGAAGGACCTTGCCGAAGTTCCTCCTGTCACAGAAGAGGGGCTGAGGGAGGTGAAGAAAGACACCAGGCTCATGAGCAGGAGCAAGCATGGTGGCTGGCTCCTGAGAGAGCACCCGGCAGGCTTTGAGAAGCTCCCCAGGACccgaggagaagagaaggaggcagagaaggagaaaaagccgTGCGTGTCTGGAGGCAGAAAGACGACCCTCAGAGATGACCAACCTGCAAAGCTAGAAAAGGAGCCCAAGACTAGGCCGGAAGAGAACAAGCCAGAGCGGCCCAGCGGTCGGAAGCCACGGCCCGTGGGCGTCATTGCCGCCAACGTGGAGAAGCATTATGAGACGGGCCGGGTCATTGGGGACGGGAACTTTGCTGTCGTGAAGGAGTGCAGGCACCGCGAGACCAGGCAGGCTTATGCGATGAAGATCATCGACAAGTCCAGACTGAAGGGCAAGGAGGACATGGTGGACAGCGAGATCTTGATCATCCAGAGCCTCTCTCACCCCAACATCGTGAAGCTGCATGAAGTCTACGAAACAGACACGGAAATCTACCTGATCCTGGAGTATGTGCAGGGAGGAGACCTTTTTGACGCCATCATAGAAAGTGTGAAGTTCCCGGAGCCCGACGCTGCCCTCATGATCATGGACTTATGCAAGGCCCTTGTCCACATGCACGACAAGAGCATCGTCCACCGGGACCTCAAGCCGGAAAACCTTTTG GTTCAGCGAAATGAGGACAAATCTACTACCTTGAAATTGGCTGATTTTGGACTTGCAAAGCATGTGGTGAGACCTATATTTACTGTGTGTGGGACCCCGACTTACGTAGCTCCTGAAATTCTTTCTGAGAAAG GTTATGGACTGGAGGTGGACATGTGGGCTGCTGGCGTGATCCTCTATATCCTGCTGTGTGGCTTTCCCCCGTTCCGCAGTCCGGAGAGGGACCAGGACGAGCTCTTTAACATCATCCAGCTGGGCCACTTTGAGTTCCTGCCCCCTTACTGGGACAATATCTCTGATG CTGCCAAAGATCTGGTGAGCCGACTGCTGGTGGTAGACCCCAAAAAGCGCTACACCGCCCATCAGGTTCTTCAGCACCCCTGGATCGAAACGGCTGGCaagaccaatacagtgaaacgaCAGAAGCAGGTGTCCCCCAGCAGCGAGGGCCACTTCCGGAGCCAGCACAAGAGGGTTGCCGAGCAG GAGTGGTGCCTACCAGGTCTAAACCCCCCCTGTGAGATGAATCAGGTGCATTGTGGTCTTTCTGTATTAATAAAATGTGCTCTGAATAACGGAAGTGGGCCTGCATTCTGA
- the DCLK3 gene encoding serine/threonine-protein kinase DCLK3 isoform X1, with protein MPAATPAPNPPPPPARPAPACPARPAPGQQGLCDHSLKYLSSRITERKLQGSWLPAGRGNLEKPFLGSRGPVVPLFCPRNSLHSAHPENSPLKPRVVTVVKLGGQRPRKITLLLNRRSVQTFEQLLADVSEALGSPRWKNDRVRKLFNLKGREIRSVSDFFRDGDAFIAMGKEPLTLKSIQVAVEELYPNKARALTLAQHSRAPSPRLRSRLYSKALKGDHRCGEMETPKSCSEVAGYKAAMRHQGKIPEELSLDDRARTQKKLGRGKWEPEPGSKLPREATLEEKHARGDKHLGVEIEKTSGEIIRCEKCKRERELQQSLQRERLSLGTSELDMEKGPVYDMEKLVRTRSCRRSPEANPAGGEEGWKGDSHRSSPRNPTQEPRRPSKSTDRKEDRGPEDQESHAQGAAKAKKDLAEVPPVTEEGLREVKKDTRLMSRSKHGGWLLREHPAGFEKLPRTRGEEKEAEKEKKPCVSGGRKTTLRDDQPAKLEKEPKTRPEENKPERPSGRKPRPVGVIAANVEKHYETGRVIGDGNFAVVKECRHRETRQAYAMKIIDKSRLKGKEDMVDSEILIIQSLSHPNIVKLHEVYETDTEIYLILEYVQGGDLFDAIIESVKFPEPDAALMIMDLCKALVHMHDKSIVHRDLKPENLLVQRNEDKSTTLKLADFGLAKHVVRPIFTVCGTPTYVAPEILSEKGYGLEVDMWAAGVILYILLCGFPPFRSPERDQDELFNIIQLGHFEFLPPYWDNISDAAKDLVSRLLVVDPKKRYTAHQVLQHPWIETAGKTNTVKRQKQVSPSSEGHFRSQHKRVAEQEWCLPGLNPPCEMNQVHCGLSVLIKCALNNGSGPAF; from the exons GACAGCAAGGCCTATGTGACcattctctaaaatatttaagCTCGAGAATCACAGAGCGGAAGCTGCAAGGCTCCTGGCTGCCTGCTGGCCGAGGGAATCTGGAGAAACCGTTCCTGGGGTCGCGTGGCCCTGTCGTGCCCTTGTTCTGCCCTCGGAACAGCCTTCATTCCGCACACCCTGAGAACAGCCCGCTGAAGCCCAGGGTCGTGACTGTGGTGAAGCTGGGTGGGCAGCGCCCCCGAAAGATCACCCTGCTCCTCAACAGGCGGTCGGTGCAGACGTTCGAGCAGCTCTTAGCGGACGTCTCAGAAGCCCTGGGTTCTCCCAGATGGAAGAATGACCGTGTGAGAAAACTATTCAACCTCAAGGGCAGGGAAATCAGGAGCGTCTCTGATTTCTTCAGGGATGGGGATGCTTTCATAGCAATGGGCAAAGAACCACTGACACTGAAGAGCATTCAGGTGGCTGTAGAAGAACTGTACCCCAACAAAGCCCGGGCCCTGACACTGGCCCAGCACAGCCGCGCCCCTTCTCCAAGGCTGAGGAGCAGGCTGTATAGCAAGGCTCTGAAAGGAGATCACCGCTGTGGGGAGATGGAGACCCCCAAGAGCTGCAGtgaggttgcaggatacaaggcaGCCATGAGGCACCAGGGGAAGATCCCTGAGGAACTCTCACTAGATGACAGGGCGAGGACCCAGAAGAAGTTGGGAAGGGGTAAATGGGAGCCAGAACCCGGTAGCAAGCTGCCCAGGGAAGCCACTCTAGAAGAGAAGCACGCAAGGGGAGACAAGCACCTTGGGGTGGAGATTGAGAAGACCTCGGGTGAAATTATCAGATGCGAGAAGtgtaagagagagagggagctccAGCAGAGCCTGCAGAGGGAGAGGCTTTCTCTGGGGACCAGTGAGCTGGATATGGAGAAGGGCCCAGTGTATGACATGGAGAAGCTGGTGAGGACCAGAAGCTGCAGGAGGTCTCCCGAGGCAAATCCTGCAGGCGGGGAGGAAGGGTGGAAGGGTGACAGCCACAGGAGCAGCCCCAGGAATCCCACTCAGGAGCCAAGGAGACCCAGCAAAAGCACAGACAGGAAAGAGGACAGAGGCCCAGAGGATCAAGAAAGTCATGCTCAGGGAGCAGCTAAGGCCAAGAAGGACCTTGCCGAAGTTCCTCCTGTCACAGAAGAGGGGCTGAGGGAGGTGAAGAAAGACACCAGGCTCATGAGCAGGAGCAAGCATGGTGGCTGGCTCCTGAGAGAGCACCCGGCAGGCTTTGAGAAGCTCCCCAGGACccgaggagaagagaaggaggcagagaaggagaaaaagccgTGCGTGTCTGGAGGCAGAAAGACGACCCTCAGAGATGACCAACCTGCAAAGCTAGAAAAGGAGCCCAAGACTAGGCCGGAAGAGAACAAGCCAGAGCGGCCCAGCGGTCGGAAGCCACGGCCCGTGGGCGTCATTGCCGCCAACGTGGAGAAGCATTATGAGACGGGCCGGGTCATTGGGGACGGGAACTTTGCTGTCGTGAAGGAGTGCAGGCACCGCGAGACCAGGCAGGCTTATGCGATGAAGATCATCGACAAGTCCAGACTGAAGGGCAAGGAGGACATGGTGGACAGCGAGATCTTGATCATCCAGAGCCTCTCTCACCCCAACATCGTGAAGCTGCATGAAGTCTACGAAACAGACACGGAAATCTACCTGATCCTGGAGTATGTGCAGGGAGGAGACCTTTTTGACGCCATCATAGAAAGTGTGAAGTTCCCGGAGCCCGACGCTGCCCTCATGATCATGGACTTATGCAAGGCCCTTGTCCACATGCACGACAAGAGCATCGTCCACCGGGACCTCAAGCCGGAAAACCTTTTG GTTCAGCGAAATGAGGACAAATCTACTACCTTGAAATTGGCTGATTTTGGACTTGCAAAGCATGTGGTGAGACCTATATTTACTGTGTGTGGGACCCCGACTTACGTAGCTCCTGAAATTCTTTCTGAGAAAG GTTATGGACTGGAGGTGGACATGTGGGCTGCTGGCGTGATCCTCTATATCCTGCTGTGTGGCTTTCCCCCGTTCCGCAGTCCGGAGAGGGACCAGGACGAGCTCTTTAACATCATCCAGCTGGGCCACTTTGAGTTCCTGCCCCCTTACTGGGACAATATCTCTGATG CTGCCAAAGATCTGGTGAGCCGACTGCTGGTGGTAGACCCCAAAAAGCGCTACACCGCCCATCAGGTTCTTCAGCACCCCTGGATCGAAACGGCTGGCaagaccaatacagtgaaacgaCAGAAGCAGGTGTCCCCCAGCAGCGAGGGCCACTTCCGGAGCCAGCACAAGAGGGTTGCCGAGCAG GAGTGGTGCCTACCAGGTCTAAACCCCCCCTGTGAGATGAATCAGGTGCATTGTGGTCTTTCTGTATTAATAAAATGTGCTCTGAATAACGGAAGTGGGCCTGCATTCTGA
- the DCLK3 gene encoding serine/threonine-protein kinase DCLK3 isoform X2, whose translation MGKEPLTLKSIQVAVEELYPNKARALTLAQHSRAPSPRLRSRLYSKALKGDHRCGEMETPKSCSEVAGYKAAMRHQGKIPEELSLDDRARTQKKLGRGKWEPEPGSKLPREATLEEKHARGDKHLGVEIEKTSGEIIRCEKCKRERELQQSLQRERLSLGTSELDMEKGPVYDMEKLVRTRSCRRSPEANPAGGEEGWKGDSHRSSPRNPTQEPRRPSKSTDRKEDRGPEDQESHAQGAAKAKKDLAEVPPVTEEGLREVKKDTRLMSRSKHGGWLLREHPAGFEKLPRTRGEEKEAEKEKKPCVSGGRKTTLRDDQPAKLEKEPKTRPEENKPERPSGRKPRPVGVIAANVEKHYETGRVIGDGNFAVVKECRHRETRQAYAMKIIDKSRLKGKEDMVDSEILIIQSLSHPNIVKLHEVYETDTEIYLILEYVQGGDLFDAIIESVKFPEPDAALMIMDLCKALVHMHDKSIVHRDLKPENLLVQRNEDKSTTLKLADFGLAKHVVRPIFTVCGTPTYVAPEILSEKGYGLEVDMWAAGVILYILLCGFPPFRSPERDQDELFNIIQLGHFEFLPPYWDNISDAAKDLVSRLLVVDPKKRYTAHQVLQHPWIETAGKTNTVKRQKQVSPSSEGHFRSQHKRVAEQVS comes from the exons ATGGGCAAAGAACCACTGACACTGAAGAGCATTCAGGTGGCTGTAGAAGAACTGTACCCCAACAAAGCCCGGGCCCTGACACTGGCCCAGCACAGCCGCGCCCCTTCTCCAAGGCTGAGGAGCAGGCTGTATAGCAAGGCTCTGAAAGGAGATCACCGCTGTGGGGAGATGGAGACCCCCAAGAGCTGCAGtgaggttgcaggatacaaggcaGCCATGAGGCACCAGGGGAAGATCCCTGAGGAACTCTCACTAGATGACAGGGCGAGGACCCAGAAGAAGTTGGGAAGGGGTAAATGGGAGCCAGAACCCGGTAGCAAGCTGCCCAGGGAAGCCACTCTAGAAGAGAAGCACGCAAGGGGAGACAAGCACCTTGGGGTGGAGATTGAGAAGACCTCGGGTGAAATTATCAGATGCGAGAAGtgtaagagagagagggagctccAGCAGAGCCTGCAGAGGGAGAGGCTTTCTCTGGGGACCAGTGAGCTGGATATGGAGAAGGGCCCAGTGTATGACATGGAGAAGCTGGTGAGGACCAGAAGCTGCAGGAGGTCTCCCGAGGCAAATCCTGCAGGCGGGGAGGAAGGGTGGAAGGGTGACAGCCACAGGAGCAGCCCCAGGAATCCCACTCAGGAGCCAAGGAGACCCAGCAAAAGCACAGACAGGAAAGAGGACAGAGGCCCAGAGGATCAAGAAAGTCATGCTCAGGGAGCAGCTAAGGCCAAGAAGGACCTTGCCGAAGTTCCTCCTGTCACAGAAGAGGGGCTGAGGGAGGTGAAGAAAGACACCAGGCTCATGAGCAGGAGCAAGCATGGTGGCTGGCTCCTGAGAGAGCACCCGGCAGGCTTTGAGAAGCTCCCCAGGACccgaggagaagagaaggaggcagagaaggagaaaaagccgTGCGTGTCTGGAGGCAGAAAGACGACCCTCAGAGATGACCAACCTGCAAAGCTAGAAAAGGAGCCCAAGACTAGGCCGGAAGAGAACAAGCCAGAGCGGCCCAGCGGTCGGAAGCCACGGCCCGTGGGCGTCATTGCCGCCAACGTGGAGAAGCATTATGAGACGGGCCGGGTCATTGGGGACGGGAACTTTGCTGTCGTGAAGGAGTGCAGGCACCGCGAGACCAGGCAGGCTTATGCGATGAAGATCATCGACAAGTCCAGACTGAAGGGCAAGGAGGACATGGTGGACAGCGAGATCTTGATCATCCAGAGCCTCTCTCACCCCAACATCGTGAAGCTGCATGAAGTCTACGAAACAGACACGGAAATCTACCTGATCCTGGAGTATGTGCAGGGAGGAGACCTTTTTGACGCCATCATAGAAAGTGTGAAGTTCCCGGAGCCCGACGCTGCCCTCATGATCATGGACTTATGCAAGGCCCTTGTCCACATGCACGACAAGAGCATCGTCCACCGGGACCTCAAGCCGGAAAACCTTTTG GTTCAGCGAAATGAGGACAAATCTACTACCTTGAAATTGGCTGATTTTGGACTTGCAAAGCATGTGGTGAGACCTATATTTACTGTGTGTGGGACCCCGACTTACGTAGCTCCTGAAATTCTTTCTGAGAAAG GTTATGGACTGGAGGTGGACATGTGGGCTGCTGGCGTGATCCTCTATATCCTGCTGTGTGGCTTTCCCCCGTTCCGCAGTCCGGAGAGGGACCAGGACGAGCTCTTTAACATCATCCAGCTGGGCCACTTTGAGTTCCTGCCCCCTTACTGGGACAATATCTCTGATG CTGCCAAAGATCTGGTGAGCCGACTGCTGGTGGTAGACCCCAAAAAGCGCTACACCGCCCATCAGGTTCTTCAGCACCCCTGGATCGAAACGGCTGGCaagaccaatacagtgaaacgaCAGAAGCAGGTGTCCCCCAGCAGCGAGGGCCACTTCCGGAGCCAGCACAAGAGGGTTGCCGAGCAGGTATCATAG